One stretch of Amycolatopsis tolypomycina DNA includes these proteins:
- a CDS encoding MDR family MFS transporter: protein MSDTTTAEGAAATNGKLTHRQILTVLSGLMLGMFLAALDQTIVSSSMRTIADELHGLSLQAWATTAYLITATLSTPLYGKLSDLYGRKPMYLTAISLFLVGSLASGMATSMYELAAFRAFQGLGAGGLMSLALAIITDITAPRERSKYQGYFMAVFGISSVAGPVVGGFFAGIDSFAGITGWRWVFLVNVPIALAALVVVTKVLNLPHTRVDQKVDYWGAVALATGLVPLLLVAEQGREWGWGSTASIAMYVVGALGVAAFVGIERRMGDAALLPLRLFKRSVFRMSTMVTVVQGAGMFGAMMSLPLYLQIVKGATPTQAGLQMLPLTLGIMIASMGSGAVISRTGRYKMFAVAGVGLMAAALFALSTITVDSSLALVMVIAFVIGLGLGASMQTLVLAATNDVRPQDIGVATSAATFFRQIGGTAGTAVFLSILFGTVGDRIANALRSAMTTPAYTAALAQHPEFAKQLQGGLDVNDTSFLSTLDPTLARPILQGFAESMSTVFLVGGIVLTVGFALVWFLKEKPLSDKSAMEQRAEAEADAPALALAH, encoded by the coding sequence ATGAGCGACACCACCACGGCGGAAGGAGCAGCCGCGACGAACGGCAAACTGACCCACCGCCAGATCCTGACCGTGCTGTCCGGGCTGATGCTCGGCATGTTCCTCGCCGCACTCGACCAGACCATCGTGTCGAGCTCGATGCGCACCATCGCCGACGAGCTCCACGGCCTGTCCCTGCAGGCCTGGGCCACCACCGCCTACCTCATCACCGCCACGCTTTCGACGCCGCTGTACGGCAAGCTGTCCGACCTCTACGGCCGCAAGCCCATGTACCTGACGGCGATCTCCCTGTTCCTGGTCGGCTCGCTCGCCAGCGGCATGGCGACGTCGATGTACGAGCTCGCCGCCTTCCGGGCCTTCCAGGGCCTCGGTGCCGGTGGCTTGATGTCACTGGCCCTGGCGATCATCACCGACATCACCGCGCCGCGGGAACGCAGCAAGTACCAGGGCTACTTCATGGCCGTCTTCGGGATCTCGAGCGTGGCCGGGCCGGTCGTCGGCGGGTTCTTCGCCGGCATCGACTCCTTCGCCGGCATCACCGGCTGGCGCTGGGTCTTCCTGGTCAACGTCCCGATCGCGCTGGCCGCGCTGGTCGTCGTCACCAAGGTGCTGAACCTCCCGCACACCCGCGTGGACCAGAAGGTCGACTACTGGGGTGCCGTGGCGCTGGCCACCGGCCTGGTCCCGCTGCTGCTCGTCGCCGAGCAGGGCCGCGAGTGGGGCTGGGGCTCCACCGCCTCGATCGCCATGTACGTCGTCGGTGCCCTGGGGGTGGCCGCCTTCGTCGGGATCGAACGCCGGATGGGTGACGCCGCCCTGCTGCCGCTGCGGCTGTTCAAGCGGTCCGTCTTCCGGATGTCGACCATGGTCACCGTCGTGCAGGGTGCCGGGATGTTCGGCGCGATGATGTCGCTGCCGCTCTACCTGCAGATCGTCAAGGGCGCCACGCCGACCCAGGCCGGCCTGCAGATGCTGCCGCTCACGCTCGGCATCATGATCGCCAGCATGGGCAGCGGCGCCGTGATCTCGCGGACCGGCCGGTACAAGATGTTCGCGGTGGCCGGGGTCGGCCTGATGGCGGCGGCGCTGTTCGCGCTGTCCACGATCACCGTCGACAGCTCGCTGGCGCTGGTCATGGTGATCGCCTTCGTGATCGGCCTCGGCCTCGGCGCCTCGATGCAGACGCTGGTGCTGGCCGCGACCAACGACGTCCGCCCGCAGGACATCGGCGTCGCCACCTCGGCGGCGACGTTCTTCCGGCAGATCGGCGGCACGGCGGGCACCGCGGTGTTCCTGTCGATCCTGTTCGGCACGGTCGGCGACCGGATCGCGAACGCCCTCCGCTCGGCGATGACCACGCCGGCCTACACGGCGGCGTTGGCGCAGCACCCGGAGTTCGCGAAGCAGCTGCAAGGCGGCCTCGACGTCAACGACACGTCGTTCCTGTCGACGCTCGACCCGACGCTGGCCCGGCCGATCCTGCAGGGCTTCGCCGAGTCGATGAGCACGGTGTTCCTGGTCGGCGGGATCGTGCTGACCGTCGGCTTCGCGCTGGTGTGGTTCCTCAAGGAGAAGCCGCTGTCGGACAAGTCGGCGATGGAGCAGCGCGCCGAAGCCGAAGCGGACGCCCCGGCGCTCGCCCTCGCGCACTGA
- the tilS gene encoding tRNA lysidine(34) synthetase TilS, whose amino-acid sequence MTGPAVAAVRRAVRGFLESVTGPHELCVAVSGGADSLALAEAAAHVGRHRGHVVRALVVDHGLQEGSAKVAADAAAAAKALGVDEAEVRRVDVTGPGGPEAAARKARYRALAGHELVLLGHTLDDQAETVLLGLGRGSGPRSVAGMRPHDPPWGRPLLAVGRATTRAACAELGVEPWDDPHNAEPRFTRVRLRTEVLPLLEDVLNGGVAAALARTAAQLREDNEALDTMADMIFTRAGGVEGLAVGVLEAEPAALRRRVLRRWLLQSGVRELTDAHLRAVDDLVARWRGQGGVWLPGNLEARRAHGRLCVVSQPTTRGE is encoded by the coding sequence ATGACCGGGCCGGCGGTCGCGGCCGTCCGCCGGGCCGTGCGTGGCTTCCTCGAGAGCGTCACCGGGCCGCACGAGCTGTGCGTGGCGGTGTCCGGCGGCGCGGACTCGCTGGCGCTGGCCGAGGCCGCCGCGCACGTCGGGCGCCACCGCGGGCACGTCGTCCGGGCGCTGGTCGTCGACCACGGGCTGCAGGAAGGCTCCGCGAAGGTCGCGGCCGACGCGGCCGCCGCGGCGAAGGCGCTGGGCGTCGACGAAGCCGAGGTGCGCCGGGTCGACGTCACCGGCCCGGGCGGCCCGGAAGCCGCCGCCCGCAAGGCCCGCTACCGGGCGCTCGCCGGGCACGAGCTCGTCCTGCTCGGCCACACCCTCGACGACCAGGCCGAAACGGTCCTGCTCGGGCTCGGCCGCGGGTCCGGCCCGCGCAGCGTCGCCGGGATGCGGCCGCACGACCCGCCGTGGGGACGGCCGCTGCTCGCCGTCGGCCGCGCCACCACCCGGGCCGCGTGCGCGGAGCTCGGCGTGGAGCCGTGGGACGACCCGCACAACGCCGAGCCGCGCTTCACCCGCGTCCGGCTGCGCACCGAAGTCCTGCCGTTGCTGGAAGACGTCCTCAACGGCGGGGTCGCCGCCGCGCTCGCCCGCACGGCCGCGCAACTGCGTGAAGACAATGAGGCGCTGGACACAATGGCGGACATGATCTTCACCCGCGCGGGCGGTGTGGAGGGGCTGGCCGTCGGGGTCCTCGAGGCCGAGCCCGCGGCACTGCGGCGGCGGGTTCTTCGCAGGTGGTTGCTGCAATCGGGTGTGCGCGAGCTCACCGACGCGCACCTCCGGGCGGTCGACGACCTCGTCGCCCGGTGGCGTGGTCAGGGCGGCGTCTGGTTGCCGGGCAACTTGGAAGCACGCCGGGCGCATGGCAGGCTCTGCGTCGTCTCCCAACCCACCACCCGAGGGGAATGA
- a CDS encoding zinc-dependent metalloprotease gives MVDWAIAAQTGALLVRGGPQVPRERAEEAVTDLRELTVEAEGHVRQLTNLGLDLPLLPGEVVDRPGWVRSAAAGLGELTGRALPQQGGPLGPILAGGAGVQTGLVLAFLASRVLGQYDPFGGPDKEGTLLLVAPNVVAAEQAMDVPGHDFRLWVCLHECTHRLQFTAVRWLRDYFADEVERLVSGLTSSGIGGTDGLSDLFGRLPEAIKQGPKLNLAELLQSPKERAVFDRLLALSTLLEGHADYVMDAVGPQVVPSVDTIRARFTARRKGGGVFDRLLRALLGVDAKIRQYEEGAKFTKHVVDAVGMDGFNAVWRSPNTLPSRAEISDPAAWVRRLHG, from the coding sequence ATGGTCGACTGGGCGATCGCCGCGCAGACCGGCGCACTGCTGGTGCGCGGCGGCCCGCAGGTGCCGCGGGAACGGGCCGAAGAGGCCGTCACCGACCTGCGCGAGCTGACCGTCGAGGCCGAGGGGCACGTGCGGCAGCTGACGAACCTGGGGCTCGACCTGCCGCTGCTGCCCGGCGAGGTCGTCGACCGCCCGGGCTGGGTGAGATCGGCAGCGGCCGGGCTGGGCGAGCTGACCGGGCGCGCGCTGCCGCAGCAGGGCGGCCCGCTCGGGCCGATCCTGGCCGGCGGCGCCGGCGTGCAGACCGGGCTGGTGCTCGCGTTCCTCGCCAGCCGCGTGCTCGGCCAGTACGACCCCTTCGGCGGGCCGGACAAGGAAGGCACGCTGCTGCTGGTCGCGCCGAACGTCGTCGCCGCCGAGCAGGCGATGGACGTGCCGGGCCACGACTTCCGGCTCTGGGTGTGCCTGCACGAGTGCACCCACCGGCTGCAGTTCACCGCGGTCAGGTGGCTGCGCGACTACTTCGCCGACGAGGTCGAACGGCTCGTTTCCGGGCTTACCAGTAGCGGCATTGGCGGCACCGACGGCCTGTCCGACCTGTTCGGCAGGCTGCCCGAAGCGATCAAGCAGGGCCCGAAGCTCAACCTGGCCGAGTTGCTCCAGTCGCCGAAGGAACGTGCGGTGTTCGACAGGCTGCTCGCGCTCTCGACGCTCCTGGAGGGGCACGCCGACTACGTGATGGACGCCGTCGGCCCGCAGGTCGTGCCGAGCGTCGACACGATCCGGGCGCGGTTCACCGCCCGGCGCAAGGGCGGCGGCGTGTTCGACCGGCTGCTGCGCGCGCTGCTCGGCGTCGACGCGAAGATCCGTCAGTACGAAGAAGGCGCGAAGTTCACGAAGCACGTCGTGGACGCCGTCGGCATGGACGGCTTCAACGCCGTCTGGCGGTCGCCGAACACCCTGCCGTCGCGCGCCGAGATCTCCGACCCGGCGGCGTGGGTCCGGCGCCTGCACGGATGA
- the hpt gene encoding hypoxanthine phosphoribosyltransferase codes for MYEGEIASVLVTEQQIKDKIAELSAQIAADYPANGQGELLLVGVLKGAVMFMTDFARALPLPTQLEFMAVSSYGSATSSSGVVRILKDLDRDIAGRDVLIVEDIVDSGLTLSWLLKNLASRNPASLEVVSLLRKPEAVKVDVPVKYIGFDIPNEFVVGYGLDYAERYRDLPYIGTLDPKVYTA; via the coding sequence GTGTACGAGGGCGAAATCGCCTCCGTGCTCGTCACCGAGCAGCAGATCAAGGACAAGATCGCGGAACTGTCGGCGCAGATCGCCGCCGACTATCCGGCCAACGGGCAGGGCGAACTCCTGCTGGTGGGCGTCCTGAAGGGCGCGGTCATGTTCATGACCGACTTCGCCCGCGCGCTGCCGCTGCCGACGCAGCTGGAATTCATGGCCGTGTCCTCCTACGGCTCGGCGACGTCGTCGTCCGGCGTCGTCCGGATCCTCAAGGACCTCGACCGCGACATCGCGGGCCGGGACGTCCTGATCGTCGAGGACATCGTCGACTCCGGCCTGACGCTGTCGTGGCTGCTGAAGAACCTCGCCAGCCGCAACCCGGCGTCGCTCGAGGTCGTTTCGCTGCTGCGCAAGCCGGAAGCGGTGAAGGTGGACGTGCCGGTGAAGTACATCGGCTTCGACATCCCCAACGAGTTCGTCGTCGGCTACGGCCTCGACTACGCCGAGCGCTACCGGGACCTGCCCTACATCGGCACCCTGGACCCCAAGGTCTACACGGCCTGA
- a CDS encoding M14 family metallopeptidase translates to MAAAAAALLVLTTGGQAGAAQPDGPQVYEVTGAATAQQRTEIARTGADILDAEGATTTVIANPGEAAQLRAQGFGVKALGKVNRSQGAAAAADFPAGYTGYHTYAETQTELQKAVANYPSLTKLGSVGNSYEGRALSLLKISDNAATDENEPEVLFTCNQHAREHLTVEMCLRIVQRLTSQYATNSAVKRLVDSTEIWVIPSVNPDGAEYDISGGTFHSWRKNRQGPGTDPNRNWGYKWGCCGGSSGSTSSETYRGTAAFSAPETRAVSNWVNSRVVGGAQQIKTHIDFHTYSELVLWPFGYTYADTAPGLTAAEAQKFQSLGRQMAATNGYTPQQSSDLYITDGSVNDWMWAQHKIWSFTFEMYPKGSSPGFYPRDTQIVPQTTRNDAAVDILINAAITG, encoded by the coding sequence ATGGCAGCGGCCGCGGCCGCCCTCTTGGTGCTCACCACCGGCGGCCAGGCCGGTGCCGCCCAGCCCGACGGCCCGCAGGTGTACGAGGTGACCGGCGCCGCCACCGCCCAGCAACGCACTGAGATCGCGCGGACCGGCGCGGACATCCTCGACGCCGAGGGCGCGACGACCACCGTCATCGCCAACCCCGGCGAAGCGGCCCAGCTGCGCGCGCAGGGCTTCGGCGTCAAGGCGCTCGGCAAGGTCAACCGGTCGCAGGGCGCGGCGGCCGCCGCCGACTTCCCGGCCGGCTACACCGGCTACCACACGTACGCCGAGACGCAGACCGAACTGCAGAAGGCGGTCGCGAACTACCCGTCGCTCACGAAGCTCGGCAGCGTCGGCAACTCGTACGAAGGCCGCGCGCTCTCCCTGCTCAAGATCAGCGACAACGCCGCCACCGACGAGAACGAGCCCGAGGTCCTCTTCACCTGCAACCAGCACGCCCGCGAGCACCTCACCGTCGAGATGTGCCTGCGCATCGTGCAGCGGCTGACCAGCCAGTACGCCACGAACAGCGCGGTCAAGCGGCTCGTTGACAGCACCGAGATCTGGGTGATCCCGAGCGTCAACCCGGACGGCGCCGAGTACGACATCTCCGGTGGCACGTTCCACAGCTGGCGCAAGAACCGCCAGGGTCCCGGCACCGACCCCAACCGCAACTGGGGCTACAAGTGGGGCTGCTGCGGCGGCTCGTCGGGCTCGACGTCGAGCGAGACCTACCGCGGCACGGCGGCGTTCTCCGCGCCCGAGACCCGCGCCGTCTCGAACTGGGTGAACTCGCGGGTGGTCGGCGGCGCCCAGCAGATCAAGACGCACATCGACTTCCACACCTACTCCGAGCTGGTGCTCTGGCCGTTCGGCTACACCTACGCCGACACCGCGCCGGGCCTGACCGCGGCCGAGGCGCAGAAGTTCCAGTCGCTCGGCAGGCAGATGGCCGCGACCAACGGCTACACGCCGCAGCAGTCCAGCGACCTCTACATCACCGACGGCAGCGTCAACGACTGGATGTGGGCGCAGCACAAGATCTGGAGCTTCACCTTCGAGATGTACCCGAAGGGCAGCAGCCCGGGCTTCTACCCGCGTGACACCCAGATCGTGCCGCAGACGACCCGCAACGACGCGGCCGTCGACATCCTGATCAACGCGGCGATCACCGGCTGA
- a CDS encoding gamma carbonic anhydrase family protein has translation MPLFSFEGLSPQVHPDAWIAPTATLIGDVVVEKDASVWYGAVIRADFGRIVIREGANIQDNSVIHVNDGVCEVGKNVTVGHQCLVHDCTIGEQALIGNGSTVLDKAKIGARALVAAGATVTPATEVPDEVIAMGSPAKKFVPLTDSARMWVEHNAAIYQELARRHRAGTKPV, from the coding sequence ATGCCTCTGTTCTCGTTCGAAGGGCTCAGCCCGCAGGTCCACCCGGACGCCTGGATCGCGCCCACCGCCACGCTCATCGGCGACGTCGTCGTCGAGAAGGACGCCTCGGTCTGGTACGGCGCGGTGATCCGGGCCGACTTCGGCCGGATCGTCATCCGCGAGGGCGCCAACATCCAGGACAACTCGGTGATCCACGTCAACGACGGCGTCTGCGAAGTGGGCAAGAACGTCACCGTGGGCCACCAGTGCCTGGTGCACGACTGCACGATCGGGGAGCAGGCACTGATCGGCAACGGCTCGACGGTGCTCGACAAGGCCAAGATCGGCGCGCGGGCGCTGGTCGCGGCCGGGGCGACGGTCACGCCGGCGACGGAGGTGCCGGACGAGGTGATCGCGATGGGCAGCCCGGCGAAGAAGTTCGTCCCGCTGACCGACTCGGCGCGGATGTGGGTCGAGCACAACGCGGCGATCTACCAGGAGCTGGCTCGGCGGCACCGCGCGGGCACCAAACCGGTTTGA
- the rplK gene encoding 50S ribosomal protein L11 yields MAPKTKKLTHQVTLELTAGNAPVVDLGKMLGQTGVNLVEIKKAYDAATASQRGDIVPVVVSVFEDRSFALRLKTPPTSFLIKKALGDKGSARPGHEVAGKLTTQQLREIAERKLPDLNTDDVEAAMRTIAGTARSMGVVVVD; encoded by the coding sequence ATGGCTCCGAAGACGAAGAAGCTCACCCACCAGGTCACCCTGGAACTCACCGCGGGCAACGCCCCGGTCGTCGACCTCGGCAAGATGCTGGGGCAGACCGGGGTCAACCTCGTCGAGATCAAGAAGGCCTACGACGCGGCGACGGCGAGCCAGCGCGGCGACATCGTGCCGGTGGTCGTCTCGGTGTTCGAGGACCGCTCGTTCGCGCTCCGGCTCAAGACGCCCCCGACGTCGTTCCTCATCAAGAAGGCGTTGGGGGACAAGGGTTCCGCGCGGCCCGGGCACGAGGTCGCGGGAAAGCTGACGACGCAGCAGCTGCGCGAGATCGCCGAGCGCAAGCTGCCGGACCTCAACACCGATGACGTCGAGGCGGCGATGCGCACGATCGCGGGCACGGCCCGGTCCATGGGCGTCGTGGTCGTCGACTGA
- the glyA gene encoding serine hydroxymethyltransferase: protein MTHQPALNALATADPAIAGLVEDEAKRQHDKIRLIASENYVSQAVLEATGSVLTNKYSEGYAGKRYYEGQQFIDQVEQLAIERAKAVFGADHANVQPYSGSPANLAVYLAFAQPGDTVLGMALPDGGHLTHGWSVSATGKWFTPVRYGVAKETGRVDLDQVRDLARQHRPKLIFAGGTAIPRTIDFPAFAEIAAEVDAVLVADIAHIAGLVAGGAHPSPVGHAQVITTTTHKTLRGPRGAMILSDADHAKAVDKAVFPGLQGGPHNHTTAAIAVALGEAQQPSFSDYAHTIVANARALADALLACGYDLVSGGTDNHLLLIDLTNKGVAGKPAAQALDRAGIELNYNTVPFDPRKPFDPSGIRLGTSAITTRGLKPEHQVQVAAWIDRTITAAAADDEAALDTIAAEIREFLAPFPIPGYSA, encoded by the coding sequence ATGACACACCAGCCAGCACTGAACGCGCTCGCCACGGCCGACCCCGCGATCGCCGGGCTCGTCGAAGACGAGGCGAAGCGCCAGCACGACAAGATCCGCCTGATCGCCTCGGAGAACTACGTCTCGCAGGCCGTGCTCGAAGCGACCGGCAGCGTGCTCACCAACAAGTACTCCGAGGGCTACGCGGGCAAGCGGTACTACGAGGGCCAGCAGTTCATCGACCAGGTGGAGCAGCTCGCCATCGAGCGGGCGAAGGCCGTGTTCGGCGCGGACCACGCGAACGTCCAGCCGTACTCCGGTTCCCCGGCGAACCTGGCCGTGTACCTGGCTTTCGCGCAGCCGGGCGACACCGTGCTCGGCATGGCGCTGCCGGACGGCGGCCACCTCACGCACGGCTGGAGCGTGTCCGCGACCGGCAAGTGGTTCACCCCGGTGCGCTACGGCGTCGCGAAGGAGACCGGCCGCGTCGACCTCGACCAGGTGCGCGACCTCGCGCGTCAGCACCGGCCGAAGCTGATCTTCGCCGGTGGCACGGCGATCCCGCGCACGATCGACTTCCCGGCGTTCGCCGAGATCGCCGCCGAGGTGGACGCGGTGCTCGTCGCCGACATCGCGCACATCGCCGGCCTGGTCGCGGGCGGCGCGCACCCGTCGCCGGTCGGGCACGCGCAGGTGATCACGACGACCACGCACAAGACGCTGCGCGGCCCGCGCGGCGCGATGATCCTTTCCGACGCCGACCACGCGAAGGCCGTCGACAAGGCCGTGTTCCCGGGCCTGCAGGGCGGCCCGCACAACCACACGACCGCGGCGATCGCCGTCGCGCTCGGGGAGGCGCAGCAGCCGTCGTTCTCCGACTACGCGCACACGATCGTCGCGAACGCCCGCGCGCTGGCCGACGCGCTGCTCGCCTGCGGTTACGACCTCGTGTCCGGCGGCACCGACAACCACCTGCTGCTGATCGACCTGACGAACAAGGGTGTCGCGGGCAAGCCTGCCGCGCAGGCCCTCGACCGCGCGGGCATCGAGCTGAACTACAACACGGTGCCGTTCGACCCGCGCAAGCCGTTCGACCCGTCCGGCATCCGGCTCGGCACGTCGGCGATCACCACCCGTGGCCTGAAGCCGGAGCACCAGGTGCAGGTGGCGGCGTGGATCGACCGGACGATCACCGCGGCCGCGGCCGACGACGAGGCCGCCCTGGACACGATCGCCGCGGAGATCCGCGAGTTCCTGGCGCCGTTCCCGATCCCGGGCTACTCCGCCTGA
- a CDS encoding inorganic diphosphatase has protein sequence MEFDVTIEIPKGERNKYEVDHKTGRIKLDRTLFTATQYPADYGFIDDTLGQDGDPLDVLVLVQEPTFPGCLIRCRAIGMFRMTDEKGPDDKVLAVPTNDPRLEHLRDIHHLNEFHKLEIQHFFEVYKDLEPGKSVEGSTWVGRTEAEAEIKRSLERETDRLAKEEANGH, from the coding sequence GTGGAGTTCGACGTCACGATCGAAATCCCCAAAGGGGAGCGCAACAAGTACGAGGTCGACCACAAGACCGGCCGCATCAAGCTGGACCGGACCCTGTTCACGGCCACCCAGTACCCGGCCGACTACGGGTTCATCGACGACACCCTCGGCCAGGACGGCGACCCGCTCGACGTGCTCGTCCTCGTCCAGGAGCCGACGTTCCCGGGCTGCCTGATCCGCTGCCGCGCGATCGGCATGTTCCGGATGACCGACGAGAAGGGCCCGGACGACAAGGTCCTCGCGGTCCCGACCAACGACCCGCGCCTCGAGCACCTGCGGGACATCCACCACCTGAACGAGTTCCACAAGCTGGAGATCCAGCACTTCTTCGAGGTCTACAAGGACCTCGAGCCCGGCAAGAGCGTCGAAGGCTCGACCTGGGTCGGCCGCACCGAAGCCGAAGCCGAGATCAAGCGCTCGCTCGAGCGTGAGACCGACCGCTTGGCCAAGGAAGAGGCCAACGGTCACTGA
- the dacB gene encoding D-alanyl-D-alanine carboxypeptidase/D-alanyl-D-alanine endopeptidase: MPENDQPMWPSSDEDGSSSGARETTPMALPDPPKATGGSPGVPKVTGSEAPKGSWFAPNVPPEPIPGLNAPAEEPAPPPPPAKQDLADRLGSREPKQPAEARQQPAAGEPDGEGTEYIRAEQPGQQQSPAAQQPPAGKQPSPAQPPVGQQPFPAAQQAAAGQQPPAGQQSAAKPSAPAQPPAAQQASAGQQPPVGQPSAAKPSGAAQQPSAAKPADEGTEYIRVERPEPKAAPPAVSSAGESTQYIEMKPSGPVPVVPVERHVPPRDEEPQQWREELQHWREEQQRREEQLSRGAAQRREEQDSQPWSQRIELREDRAGDRPAEPGERRPALPPEPPRGLVPSASAGSLARPQRIEPDGRRFDAEATVGIERPSSFPGVFQQQPQPRTEPPQTEPPPAAEAPSEGEPPKKRRKGKLIALVVVVLLVLAGGGVAAATPKVANRLALPWAPNAPKGDPPSPAAATRQLQGPATSGAAPTADGVKAVLASAAGNSALGQLTGSVIDPVTGTVLWDHGSSTPVTPASTTKVLTSAAALLSLDHNLRLSTKIVQGADPGTVILVGGGDTTLTNLPLGTESPLYPGAAHVDDLVAQVKKAVPGVKKVQVDLTLFKGATTAPGWEAGDAPSTYATQMAPVMADGGRINPKDNNSQRTANAGSALAQTIASKLGASAGGQATAPKDAKVVGEVKSAPLTQLVSDLMELSDDVLAEAVARQVALASGEEASYAGGARATIKVLKDAGFDVSGVALSDGSGISSLNRIPARLLTQLLAAAAAQDGKNPNTAKLRPVLAGLPVAGGSGTLADKRFDTAASQAGRGWVRAKTGTLTGVNTLAGLVLDQDGRVLVFAFMSNGSDTDSGRDALDVLATSLRKCGCA, translated from the coding sequence GTGCCGGAAAACGACCAGCCGATGTGGCCTTCGTCGGACGAAGACGGCTCGTCGTCCGGGGCGCGGGAGACCACGCCGATGGCGCTGCCGGACCCGCCGAAGGCCACCGGCGGCAGCCCGGGCGTGCCGAAGGTCACAGGCAGTGAGGCGCCGAAGGGGTCGTGGTTTGCGCCGAACGTCCCGCCCGAGCCGATCCCGGGGCTGAACGCGCCCGCGGAGGAGCCGGCGCCCCCGCCGCCGCCGGCCAAGCAGGACCTGGCCGACCGCCTCGGCAGCCGGGAGCCGAAGCAGCCGGCGGAGGCACGGCAGCAGCCGGCGGCGGGCGAGCCGGATGGTGAGGGCACCGAGTACATCCGGGCCGAGCAGCCCGGGCAGCAGCAGTCGCCGGCAGCCCAGCAGCCGCCCGCCGGCAAGCAGCCCTCGCCGGCCCAGCCCCCCGTGGGCCAGCAGCCGTTCCCGGCAGCCCAGCAGGCAGCCGCCGGCCAGCAGCCGCCCGCCGGCCAGCAGTCCGCGGCCAAGCCGTCCGCGCCGGCTCAGCCCCCGGCAGCCCAGCAGGCGTCCGCCGGGCAGCAGCCGCCCGTGGGCCAGCCGTCCGCGGCCAAGCCGTCCGGGGCGGCCCAGCAGCCCTCCGCGGCCAAGCCCGCCGACGAGGGCACCGAGTACATCCGCGTCGAGCGGCCCGAGCCGAAAGCCGCCCCGCCAGCGGTGTCCTCGGCCGGGGAGAGCACCCAGTACATCGAAATGAAGCCGTCCGGGCCGGTGCCCGTGGTGCCGGTCGAGCGGCACGTCCCGCCCCGGGACGAAGAACCGCAACAATGGCGCGAAGAGCTGCAGCACTGGCGCGAAGAACAGCAGCGCCGCGAAGAGCAGCTGAGCCGCGGAGCCGCGCAGCGTCGCGAAGAGCAGGACTCCCAGCCCTGGAGCCAGCGCATCGAGCTGCGGGAGGACCGCGCCGGCGACCGGCCCGCCGAGCCGGGTGAACGCCGTCCCGCGCTGCCGCCGGAGCCGCCGCGGGGGCTGGTGCCGTCGGCGTCGGCCGGGTCGCTGGCCCGGCCGCAGCGGATCGAGCCGGACGGCCGGCGGTTCGATGCCGAGGCGACCGTCGGGATCGAGCGGCCCTCCTCCTTCCCCGGCGTCTTCCAGCAGCAGCCCCAGCCGCGGACCGAACCGCCCCAGACGGAGCCGCCGCCCGCGGCCGAGGCGCCGTCGGAGGGTGAGCCGCCGAAGAAGCGGCGCAAGGGCAAGCTCATCGCGCTCGTCGTGGTCGTCCTGCTGGTGCTGGCCGGTGGCGGGGTCGCCGCGGCGACCCCGAAGGTCGCGAACCGGCTGGCCCTGCCCTGGGCGCCGAACGCGCCGAAGGGCGACCCGCCGTCGCCCGCCGCGGCCACGCGGCAGCTGCAGGGGCCCGCCACGTCCGGCGCCGCGCCGACCGCGGACGGCGTCAAGGCCGTGCTGGCCTCGGCGGCCGGGAACAGCGCGCTCGGGCAGCTCACCGGCAGCGTGATCGACCCGGTGACCGGGACCGTGCTGTGGGACCACGGCTCGTCGACGCCGGTGACGCCCGCCTCGACGACGAAGGTGCTCACGTCGGCGGCCGCGCTGCTCTCCCTCGACCACAACCTGCGCCTCTCGACCAAGATCGTGCAGGGCGCCGACCCGGGCACGGTGATCCTGGTCGGGGGCGGCGACACGACCCTGACCAACCTGCCGCTGGGCACCGAGTCCCCGCTGTACCCGGGGGCCGCGCACGTCGACGACCTCGTCGCGCAGGTCAAGAAGGCCGTGCCGGGCGTCAAGAAGGTGCAGGTCGACCTGACGCTGTTCAAGGGCGCGACGACCGCGCCGGGCTGGGAGGCGGGCGACGCGCCGTCGACGTACGCGACGCAGATGGCGCCCGTGATGGCCGACGGCGGCCGGATCAACCCCAAGGACAACAACTCGCAGCGCACGGCGAACGCGGGCAGCGCGCTCGCCCAGACGATCGCCTCGAAGCTGGGTGCTTCGGCGGGCGGCCAGGCGACCGCGCCCAAGGACGCGAAGGTCGTCGGCGAGGTGAAGTCGGCTCCGCTGACCCAGCTGGTGTCCGACCTGATGGAGCTGTCCGACGACGTCCTCGCCGAGGCGGTCGCCCGGCAGGTCGCGCTCGCGAGCGGCGAGGAGGCCAGCTACGCCGGCGGGGCCAGGGCGACCATCAAGGTCCTCAAGGACGCCGGCTTCGACGTCTCGGGCGTCGCGCTGTCCGACGGCAGCGGCATCTCGTCGCTCAACCGCATCCCGGCCCGGCTGCTGACCCAGCTCCTGGCGGCCGCGGCGGCGCAGGACGGCAAGAACCCGAACACGGCGAAGCTGCGCCCGGTGCTGGCCGGCCTCCCGGTGGCCGGCGGCTCGGGCACCCTGGCCGACAAGCGCTTCGACACGGCGGCGTCGCAGGCCGGCCGCGGCTGGGTGCGGGCCAAGACGGGCACGCTCACCGGCGTGAACACCCTCGCCGGGCTCGTCCTCGACCAGGACGGCCGGGTGCTGGTGTTCGCGTTCATGTCCAACGGCTCCGACACCGACTCCGGTCGCGACGCCCTCGACGTCCTCGCGACGAGCCTCCGCAAGTGCGGCTGCGCCTAG